One region of Armigeres subalbatus isolate Guangzhou_Male chromosome 3, GZ_Asu_2, whole genome shotgun sequence genomic DNA includes:
- the LOC134219133 gene encoding uncharacterized protein LOC134219133, translating to MNNFCHRSMLGMSRLTKKKKSTANEWVEEPIDEDHEDEPSFFNRRNSTMKAVGNESSVLTSMSFASLQIPECKPAEGEQEIDKRSFEQWRDVLEASMKFSGITDESTKMTVFRMKAGPRLIDVLDNTFSSLSAPDEVELPYSNVMFRLKQFYGSRDYILLQRQRLRSMVQGATEGDVIFVKRVATAAKLCDYGNEQLMESVADVVQSHALNSKVCEAARKILRKGGAITELLDKVRSAEVERQSEELYAMTHKQPVANIAAVSYSSSHFSHNKNQQTYRGKADRFRSRGAPRGRGYLNRYDQGSDNRRLHCWRCGSTFHRSQNCHAVDKVCRRCQVKGHIERVCRLVPEEGLKRHAAASSEPVPDPKIRKITMTADVEKDLSESADTKPVSELN from the coding sequence ATGAACAACTTTTGTCATCGTTCAATGCTGGGCATGAGCCGTctaacgaagaagaagaaatcgaCAGCAAATGAATGGGTAGAAGAGCCAATCGATGAGGACCATGAAGACGAACCGAGCTTTTTCAACAGAAGAAACTCTACTATGAAGGCAGTTGGTAATGAATCGTCCGTATTAACTTCAATGTCGTTCGCTTCTCTTCAAATTCCCGAGTGTAAGCCGGCGGAAGGTGAACAGGAAATCGACAAACGATCTTTCGAGCAGTGGCGAGATGTCCTGGAGGCATCTATGAAGTTCTCTGGAATCACAGACGAGTCTACAAAGATGACTGTTTTCCGTATGAAGGCCGGACCAAGGCTAATCGACGTTCTGGATAACACGTTTTCTAGCCTCTCTGCTCCTGATGAAGTGGAACTACCGTACTCAAATGTCATGTTTCGTTTGAAGCAATTTTACGGTTCCCGAGATTATATTCTTCTCCAACGTCAAAGGTTGCGGAGCATGGTGCAAGGCGCCACAGAGGGAGACGTAATATTCGTTAAGCGTGTGGCGACCGCAGCAAAGCTGTGCGATTATGGTAATGAGCAACTGATGGAGAGCGTAGCAGACGTGGTGCAGTCTCATGCGTTGAATAGCAAAGTGTGCGAAGCGGCCCGGAAAATTCTGCGAAAAGGCGGTGCTATAACGGAGTTATTGGACAAAGTTCGATCGGCGGAAGTGGAACGTCAAAGTGAGGAGTTGTACGCTATGACGCACAAACAGCCTGTTGCAAATATAGCTGCCGTGTCATATTCCTCATCTCACTTTTCCCACAATAAGAATCAACAAACTTATCGAGGAAAAGCTGACAGGTTTCGATCAAGAGGTGCACCAAGGGGAAGAGGGTATCTGAACCGATACGATCAAGGAAGCGACAATCGACGCTTGCACTGCTGGAGATGCGGTAGCACATTTCATCGTTCGCAAAACTGCCATGCGGTTGACAAAGTCTGCCGTCGGTGCCAAGTTAAGGGACATATCGAGCGCGTCTGTCGCTTGGTGCCGGAAGAGGGATTGAAGCGTCATGCGGCTGCCAGCTCGGAGCCGGTACCGGATCCGAAAATTCGGAAGATCACAATGACTGCTGATGTTGAAAAAGATCTAAGCGAGAGTGCAGATACTAAGCCTGTAAGTGAATTAAATTAA
- the LOC134219134 gene encoding zinc finger protein 181-like isoform X1, with product MPSTTVYNDNTEMRSEHDEEELSQPVTTVNQDQNSDQCPEMMDIKREEIEIFDSFTIKQEDDENFDSFLHGNVTNQSTAGREYDALLKNEVDEVISQNTASLQQSNFQELTDYKEPWLMGVGDQSQSFYESNNSSEQQIIEAQAIDDISNIIKIEFQHSVDVSNNQISKPISIEIGSAIESPTKKPICFTSPDSDVVLYVTGLRDKQTSKSDPPIMKSIKSEELIIDDTPEKPEIKIPDVPLSQPAASSKKRVKKNLKSSFISEWGCHICNRMFRNRGGLIQHNNSHHSGDKPFVCRVCGKRFFNEDALLQHELKHEKADKPFKCNFCTRQYIHSYDLRRHVVLHHTPDAPYICRYCSKAFDRNDHVKDHEISHENGTVKGRRKNKKKSHSDK from the coding sequence ATGCCATCTACTACAGTTTACAACGACAACACCGAAATGAGGTCAGAACACGATGAGGAGGAGTTATCACAGCCTGTGACTACAGTCAATCAAgatcaaaatagtgaccaatgTCCAGAAATGATGGACATCAAACGTGAAGAGATTGAAATTTTCGACAGTTTTACCATCAAACAAGAAGACGACGAGAACTTCGATAGTTTTCTCCACGGAAATGTGACAAATCAGTCCACGGCCGGCCGTGAATATGATGCCCTTTTGAAAAATGAAGTGGATGAAGTAATATCACAAAACACAGCTTCCCTTCAACAGTCAAATTTTCAAGAATTAACAGATTACAAGGAGCCTTGGCTTATGGGTGTTGGTGATCAATCGCAATCATTTTATGAATCAAATAATTCATCAGAGCAACAAATAATTGAAGCTCAAGCAATCGACGACATTAGCAACATCATTAAGATAGAATTTCAGCATTCAGTTGATGTATCTAATAATCAAATAAGTAAACCTATTTCCATCGAAATTGGCAGTGCTATCGAAAGTCCCACGAAGAAACCGATTTGTTTCACCAGCCCTGATTCTGATGTAGTTCTATACGTTACCGGATTAAGGGATAAACAAACGTCTAAGAGTGATCCGCCCATCatgaaatcaatcaaatcagaaGAACTGATAATCGATGACACCCCGGAGAAACCTGAAATAAAAATACCGGACGTTCCGCTGTCCCAGCCTGCTGCTTCCAGTAAGAAACGAGTGAAGAAAAATCTTAAGTCATCGTTTATCAGTGAATGGGGATGCCACATATGCAACAGGATGTTTCGCAATAGGGGAGGATTGATCCAGCACAACAACAGCCACCACTCCGGAGACAAGCCGTTTGTCTGTAGAGTGTGTGGaaagcgttttttcaacgaGGACGCCTTGCTGCAGCACGAGCTAAAACACGAAAAAGCTGATAAACCGTTCAAATGTAACTTCTGTACGAGGCAGTATATCCATTCGTACGATCTGAGGCGGCACGTGGTTCTGCATCACACACCAGATGCCCCCTACATCTGCAGGTACTGCAGTAAGGCTTTCGACAGGAATGATCACGTGAAAGACCACGAAATAAGTCATGAAAACGGGACGGTGAAAGGTCGacgaaagaataagaaaaaatcTCATTCTGACAAATAA
- the LOC134219134 gene encoding zinc finger and BTB domain-containing protein 14-like isoform X2: MRSEHDEEELSQPVTTVNQDQNSDQCPEMMDIKREEIEIFDSFTIKQEDDENFDSFLHGNVTNQSTAGREYDALLKNEVDEVISQNTASLQQSNFQELTDYKEPWLMGVGDQSQSFYESNNSSEQQIIEAQAIDDISNIIKIEFQHSVDVSNNQISKPISIEIGSAIESPTKKPICFTSPDSDVVLYVTGLRDKQTSKSDPPIMKSIKSEELIIDDTPEKPEIKIPDVPLSQPAASSKKRVKKNLKSSFISEWGCHICNRMFRNRGGLIQHNNSHHSGDKPFVCRVCGKRFFNEDALLQHELKHEKADKPFKCNFCTRQYIHSYDLRRHVVLHHTPDAPYICRYCSKAFDRNDHVKDHEISHENGTVKGRRKNKKKSHSDK, translated from the coding sequence ATGAGGTCAGAACACGATGAGGAGGAGTTATCACAGCCTGTGACTACAGTCAATCAAgatcaaaatagtgaccaatgTCCAGAAATGATGGACATCAAACGTGAAGAGATTGAAATTTTCGACAGTTTTACCATCAAACAAGAAGACGACGAGAACTTCGATAGTTTTCTCCACGGAAATGTGACAAATCAGTCCACGGCCGGCCGTGAATATGATGCCCTTTTGAAAAATGAAGTGGATGAAGTAATATCACAAAACACAGCTTCCCTTCAACAGTCAAATTTTCAAGAATTAACAGATTACAAGGAGCCTTGGCTTATGGGTGTTGGTGATCAATCGCAATCATTTTATGAATCAAATAATTCATCAGAGCAACAAATAATTGAAGCTCAAGCAATCGACGACATTAGCAACATCATTAAGATAGAATTTCAGCATTCAGTTGATGTATCTAATAATCAAATAAGTAAACCTATTTCCATCGAAATTGGCAGTGCTATCGAAAGTCCCACGAAGAAACCGATTTGTTTCACCAGCCCTGATTCTGATGTAGTTCTATACGTTACCGGATTAAGGGATAAACAAACGTCTAAGAGTGATCCGCCCATCatgaaatcaatcaaatcagaaGAACTGATAATCGATGACACCCCGGAGAAACCTGAAATAAAAATACCGGACGTTCCGCTGTCCCAGCCTGCTGCTTCCAGTAAGAAACGAGTGAAGAAAAATCTTAAGTCATCGTTTATCAGTGAATGGGGATGCCACATATGCAACAGGATGTTTCGCAATAGGGGAGGATTGATCCAGCACAACAACAGCCACCACTCCGGAGACAAGCCGTTTGTCTGTAGAGTGTGTGGaaagcgttttttcaacgaGGACGCCTTGCTGCAGCACGAGCTAAAACACGAAAAAGCTGATAAACCGTTCAAATGTAACTTCTGTACGAGGCAGTATATCCATTCGTACGATCTGAGGCGGCACGTGGTTCTGCATCACACACCAGATGCCCCCTACATCTGCAGGTACTGCAGTAAGGCTTTCGACAGGAATGATCACGTGAAAGACCACGAAATAAGTCATGAAAACGGGACGGTGAAAGGTCGacgaaagaataagaaaaaatcTCATTCTGACAAATAA